The following proteins come from a genomic window of Candidatus Methylomirabilis lanthanidiphila:
- the pelA gene encoding Pectate lyase A precursor gives MRRTQARLKKHSLLTCVAMLASLLLSTKAAQAYQGFGTTTTGGGGGTVVHVANLNDSGPGSFREAVKQGNRTVVFDVGGEIVLTDYIYVLGANITIDGFTAPSPGITLRNRGLIIRGNKGAHDVIVKGLRVRGSPIDGIQIAYGAYNVVIDHVSVEGSGDENMEITGGSHDVTVSWSILGGPGKNMLIKYDQPSRITLHHNVFTRGLTRNPQVRIDDVGTPATGTTIDMRNNLIWNWGIGYGTLVWYGPRANIVNNYYSSSGDAITVSDARAYVQGNESADKIDINREGNEPNPFPAPVIVTQTACTAAHSILADAGVRPLDSVDQQFLSAITIAPCSGAPPALSVSPGSLSFGATVGEPAPLTQTLAVATDGAETLDWSATMKTVSGGTWLAISPASGTAPSVPTVTVNPFGLAEGLYQGTVTVEAGTATNSPQSIPVTLVIDSPPTGLETLQIRISSDSDDGSENGNKTVTTSAGLLYPGKSYLLAFRFIGVTIPSGAIIESAVLHLFGLGNLNKTINIRYLGEAAGNSAPLDQIPEDLSRRRKTGAVVDDIPGPWTAGDFNPSPNLRSVIQEIVNHPDWVPGNSLTLFIADNGSTANRSIGSFESKISPAKVAGLTITYQVP, from the coding sequence ATGAGACGAACCCAAGCGCGCCTCAAGAAACACTCGCTACTGACGTGTGTCGCAATGCTCGCGTCACTGCTTTTGTCAACGAAAGCGGCGCAGGCCTATCAGGGATTTGGTACCACGACCACGGGTGGGGGCGGGGGAACGGTGGTACATGTCGCCAATCTGAATGACTCTGGTCCAGGGAGCTTCCGAGAAGCTGTCAAACAGGGCAATCGAACAGTTGTCTTTGATGTCGGAGGAGAGATCGTCTTAACCGACTACATCTATGTTTTGGGGGCCAATATTACGATAGACGGCTTTACCGCCCCGAGCCCAGGAATTACCTTGAGGAATCGAGGGCTCATTATCCGCGGTAACAAAGGGGCGCACGATGTTATTGTGAAAGGCTTGCGTGTACGAGGGTCCCCCATCGACGGTATCCAAATTGCTTACGGCGCCTACAATGTCGTCATTGACCATGTCTCTGTGGAGGGGTCCGGCGATGAAAATATGGAGATTACGGGGGGCTCGCACGATGTCACGGTTTCCTGGAGTATTCTCGGCGGACCCGGAAAGAATATGCTCATCAAGTATGATCAGCCGTCTCGAATCACCCTCCACCACAACGTCTTTACGAGAGGTTTGACCAGAAATCCCCAGGTGCGCATCGATGACGTCGGCACCCCCGCAACGGGTACGACCATCGATATGCGCAATAACCTCATCTGGAACTGGGGCATCGGATACGGGACGCTCGTCTGGTACGGACCACGGGCCAATATCGTAAACAACTACTACTCCTCTTCCGGTGATGCCATCACCGTCTCGGACGCCCGCGCCTATGTGCAGGGTAATGAGAGTGCCGACAAGATCGATATCAACCGGGAGGGGAATGAGCCGAATCCATTTCCGGCGCCTGTGATTGTCACCCAGACCGCCTGTACGGCCGCCCATTCAATCCTGGCGGATGCCGGGGTGCGCCCACTCGATAGCGTCGATCAACAGTTCCTGTCCGCCATCACCATCGCGCCCTGTTCCGGGGCACCTCCAGCGTTGTCGGTAAGTCCGGGCAGCCTTTCGTTCGGGGCTACCGTGGGTGAGCCTGCGCCCCTTACACAAACTCTGGCAGTGGCCACTGACGGTGCCGAAACCCTCGACTGGAGCGCCACGATGAAGACGGTCAGCGGAGGTACCTGGCTCGCCATCAGCCCCGCAAGTGGGACGGCTCCGTCCGTACCGACGGTTACCGTGAATCCATTCGGGTTGGCGGAGGGTCTGTATCAGGGCACGGTGACCGTCGAAGCGGGAACCGCGACGAATTCCCCTCAATCGATTCCGGTCACCCTGGTCATCGATTCCCCGCCCACCGGCCTGGAGACCCTGCAGATACGCATCTCCAGTGACAGTGATGACGGCAGTGAGAACGGGAATAAAACAGTTACAACCTCAGCGGGCCTCTTGTATCCGGGAAAGAGCTACCTTCTCGCCTTTCGCTTTATCGGGGTCACTATCCCTTCCGGGGCGATCATCGAGTCAGCAGTTCTCCACCTGTTCGGCCTGGGCAACCTCAACAAGACTATCAACATCCGCTACCTCGGCGAGGCCGCGGGGAATTCAGCGCCGCTCGACCAGATCCCGGAAGATCTCTCAAGGCGACGCAAGACAGGCGCGGTTGTGGATGACATCCCGGGGCCCTGGACAGCGGGCGATTTCAATCCGAGCCCCAACCTCAGGTCTGTCATCCAGGAAATCGTCAATCATCCGGACTGGGTACCAGGGAATAGTCTGACCCTGTTCATTGCGGACAATGGATCAACTGCCAATCGAAGTATCGGAAGCTTCGAAAGCAAAATCTCTCCCGCCAAAGTCGCCGGCCTGACCATTACCTACCAGGTACCATAG